From the Flavobacterium galactosidilyticum genome, one window contains:
- a CDS encoding SH3 domain-containing protein: MKYRVATSSLNLRDFPPTMDNSTILADIPFRHTVKLLDNTESDWWKVKLLNTDKEGFVCSKDLELIDETTMRNSDIEIPNFEPSPKSSLDSKEETYKPIGNPDIPFRDLTNAETKKASIKKIIDKLNVSKSFRYEKDEADTYCNIYTFDYCFFTKVYIPRLRWTDKAIEELEKGNEVPLVFNDTVRPFYSNYLYDWFEESSSNFGWEKITDVDELQKKVNENGGVGIISAKRFILNKSGHIVVVVPETETEKAFRVDGKVIYPLQSQAGYDNYNYFSEVRKDWWANPDPEKGYSSAIFYYHD; this comes from the coding sequence ATGAAATATAGAGTAGCAACTTCGTCATTAAATCTTAGAGATTTTCCGCCGACGATGGATAATTCTACAATTTTAGCAGATATACCGTTTAGGCATACCGTTAAATTACTTGATAACACTGAGTCTGACTGGTGGAAAGTGAAGCTTTTAAATACTGATAAAGAGGGTTTTGTGTGTTCTAAAGACTTGGAACTTATCGATGAAACGACAATGAGAAATTCAGATATAGAAATTCCTAATTTCGAGCCAAGTCCTAAATCAAGTCTGGATAGTAAAGAAGAAACTTACAAGCCAATAGGTAATCCTGATATTCCTTTTAGAGATTTAACGAATGCAGAGACAAAAAAAGCGTCGATAAAAAAAATTATTGACAAATTAAATGTATCAAAAAGTTTCAGATACGAGAAGGATGAAGCCGATACGTATTGCAACATTTACACATTTGACTACTGTTTTTTTACCAAGGTCTATATTCCAAGGTTGCGATGGACCGATAAAGCAATAGAAGAATTAGAAAAAGGTAACGAAGTGCCATTGGTTTTTAATGATACCGTTAGGCCTTTTTATTCCAATTATCTTTATGATTGGTTTGAAGAATCATCTAGTAATTTTGGCTGGGAAAAAATCACTGATGTTGATGAACTTCAAAAGAAAGTAAATGAAAATGGTGGAGTAGGAATTATCTCTGCTAAACGATTTATATTAAATAAATCAGGACACATTGTTGTGGTAGTTCCAGAAACAGAGACCGAGAAAGCCTTCAGAGTCGATGGTAAAGTTATCTATCCGCTACAATCGCAAGCGGGTTATGATAATTACAATTATTTTTCAGAAGTAAGAAAAGATTGGTGGGCTAATCCTGATCCTGAAAAAGGATATTCATCAGCGATTTTTTATTATCACGATTAA
- a CDS encoding GNAT family N-acetyltransferase, translating to MITIATLEDVSSLNNLINSAYRGESSKKGWTTEANLLEGLRTTEQELKEIIVNPTNTILKFTNNNAIIGCVLLIEKEQQLYLGMLTVSPELQNSGVGKKLLQQAEIHAQKIGLPTIVMTVISVREELIAWYKRNGYVDTGARESFPASDVHIPISDKPLEFIVLEKSIL from the coding sequence ATGATTACAATTGCCACACTCGAAGACGTTTCATCATTAAACAACCTAATAAACTCAGCTTATCGTGGAGAATCTTCCAAAAAGGGATGGACAACTGAAGCAAACCTATTAGAAGGCCTTAGAACTACTGAACAGGAACTAAAAGAAATTATCGTAAATCCAACAAATACTATTCTGAAATTTACAAATAACAATGCTATTATTGGTTGTGTATTGTTAATCGAAAAAGAACAGCAATTGTATTTAGGAATGTTAACCGTTTCTCCTGAATTACAAAATAGTGGCGTTGGAAAAAAATTATTACAACAGGCAGAAATTCATGCTCAAAAAATAGGATTACCAACAATCGTAATGACTGTAATTTCAGTTCGAGAGGAACTTATTGCATGGTATAAACGCAATGGTTATGTAGATACAGGAGCAAGAGAATCCTTCCCAGCAAGTGATGTTCATATCCCAATTTCAGACAAACCTTTAGAATTTATTGTATTAGAAAAAAGTATTTTGTAA
- a CDS encoding NAD(P)/FAD-dependent oxidoreductase codes for MKKTISIIGGGPAALLLAALLDCEKFKVTIYEKNKTLGRKFLVAGKGGFNLTHSERIDELVNRYTPPHFLEEALRNFDNQDLRNWLKSIGIPTYVGSSKRVYPEKGIKPIAVLNAFLAILDRQNVLVKYNHTWTGWANSGALIINKSIEIESDYTVFALGGGSWKITGSDGLWIDLFKAKDIATTPFQASNCAYQVNWPDDFIAEHAGNPLKNITISCLNKIQKGEAVITRFGLEGNAIYALSPQIRQELTSEHKATIYLDLKPSLSHQEIFNKIENSIYKKTSETLQKELKLSLAQIGLLKKYLSKETYLNPDLLATNIKYLGIEITGSALLNEAISTAGGVSLNAVDKNFQLLKIKHHYCIGEMLDWDTPTGGYLLQACFSMSAHLANYFNKHT; via the coding sequence GTGAAGAAAACAATTTCAATTATTGGAGGTGGTCCAGCAGCACTTTTACTCGCTGCTTTACTCGATTGCGAGAAATTTAAGGTGACTATTTACGAGAAAAACAAAACCCTTGGAAGAAAGTTTCTGGTAGCAGGAAAAGGTGGATTTAACCTCACCCATTCTGAACGAATTGACGAACTTGTAAATCGATATACTCCACCTCATTTTTTAGAAGAAGCGCTAAGGAATTTTGACAATCAAGATTTAAGAAATTGGCTAAAAAGCATTGGTATTCCAACTTACGTTGGAAGTAGCAAACGAGTATATCCTGAAAAAGGAATAAAGCCAATTGCTGTGCTCAACGCTTTTTTAGCAATTCTCGATAGGCAAAACGTTCTTGTAAAATACAACCACACGTGGACAGGTTGGGCGAACAGTGGAGCGCTTATTATTAATAAAAGTATCGAAATTGAATCTGACTATACCGTTTTTGCCTTAGGTGGTGGCAGCTGGAAAATAACAGGTTCTGATGGTTTATGGATTGATTTGTTTAAAGCTAAAGATATCGCTACTACTCCATTCCAAGCTTCAAACTGTGCTTATCAAGTAAATTGGCCTGACGATTTTATCGCCGAACATGCAGGAAATCCACTTAAAAATATAACAATTAGTTGCTTGAACAAAATTCAAAAAGGCGAAGCGGTAATTACCCGTTTTGGATTAGAAGGAAATGCCATTTATGCTCTTAGCCCACAAATTCGGCAAGAACTTACAAGCGAGCATAAAGCAACTATTTATTTAGATCTAAAACCTAGCTTGAGTCATCAAGAGATTTTCAATAAGATTGAAAACTCAATCTATAAAAAAACGAGTGAAACGTTACAAAAAGAACTTAAATTAAGTCTAGCACAAATTGGACTTTTGAAAAAATACCTTTCTAAAGAAACCTACTTAAATCCTGATTTACTAGCAACAAATATTAAGTACCTAGGTATCGAAATTACTGGTTCTGCCCTACTGAATGAAGCGATATCTACAGCAGGAGGTGTTTCACTAAATGCCGTTGACAAAAACTTTCAATTATTAAAAATAAAACACCACTACTGCATAGGCGAAATGCTTGACTGGGACACTCCTACTGGAGGCTATCTACTTCAAGCATGCTTTAGTATGAGTGCTCATCTTGCAAATTACTTTAATAAACATACTTAG
- a CDS encoding DUF3037 domain-containing protein encodes MQEKYLYEYAVIRVVPRVEREEFLNVGIILFCKRAKFIKMIYTVEESKMKLFSSELDFEQLQLNLESFQKIAHGAKNGGPIAQFELSERFRWLTALRSSAIQTSRPHPGFSNDLDKTAQRLFEEMVL; translated from the coding sequence ATGCAAGAAAAATACTTATATGAGTACGCAGTAATCCGTGTTGTGCCAAGGGTAGAACGCGAAGAATTCCTTAATGTGGGTATTATTCTTTTTTGTAAAAGAGCAAAGTTTATAAAGATGATTTATACTGTTGAGGAATCAAAAATGAAATTATTTTCTAGCGAATTAGATTTTGAGCAGCTACAATTAAACCTTGAATCTTTTCAGAAAATAGCTCATGGAGCTAAGAACGGCGGACCGATCGCACAATTTGAGCTTTCGGAACGTTTTCGATGGTTGACAGCACTTAGAAGTTCAGCGATTCAAACTTCTAGACCGCATCCGGGATTTAGTAACGATTTGGACAAGACCGCACAACGATTATTTGAAGAAATGGTCCTGTAA
- a CDS encoding HipA family kinase, whose protein sequence is MENKPHLRTVNVTRYITPLREGGSLPALAEADDDFKYVLKFKGAGHGVKALIAELIGGEIARVLKLKMPELVFANLDEAFGRSEADEEIQDLLQGSQGLNLALHYLSGAINYDPVVTVVDAKLASQIVWLDAYITNVDRTFRNTNMLIWHKELWLIDHGACLYFHHSWNNWEKHAQSPFALIKDHVLLPQATLLNEVDAEFKNILSPTVLQSIVHLIPEEWLQWEDSDETPEALREVYLQFLLMRSNHSEIFINEAQNARKILI, encoded by the coding sequence ATGGAAAATAAACCCCATCTAAGAACTGTAAATGTTACTCGATATATTACTCCGCTGCGAGAAGGTGGCTCTTTGCCGGCATTGGCGGAAGCCGATGATGACTTTAAATATGTTTTAAAATTCAAAGGTGCTGGTCACGGTGTGAAAGCTCTAATTGCCGAATTAATAGGAGGAGAAATAGCTCGTGTTTTAAAACTTAAAATGCCAGAACTCGTTTTTGCTAATCTCGATGAAGCTTTTGGACGTAGTGAAGCTGATGAAGAAATTCAAGATTTATTACAAGGCAGTCAAGGTCTTAATCTGGCTTTGCATTATTTATCTGGCGCTATCAATTATGATCCTGTAGTTACGGTTGTAGATGCGAAACTAGCTTCGCAAATTGTGTGGTTAGATGCTTATATTACAAACGTTGATAGGACTTTTAGGAATACTAATATGTTGATTTGGCACAAGGAATTATGGCTCATCGATCATGGCGCTTGTTTGTACTTTCATCATTCTTGGAACAATTGGGAAAAACATGCGCAAAGTCCTTTTGCATTAATAAAAGATCATGTTTTGTTACCTCAAGCTACTCTTTTGAATGAAGTAGACGCTGAGTTTAAAAATATTTTATCTCCAACTGTTTTACAATCTATTGTTCATTTGATACCAGAAGAATGGCTGCAGTGGGAAGATAGCGATGAAACACCCGAAGCGCTTCGTGAAGTTTATCTTCAGTTTTTGCTAATGAGATCGAACCATTCTGAAATTTTTATAAATGAAGCTCAAAATGCAAGAAAAATACTTATATGA
- a CDS encoding NAD(P)H-hydrate dehydratase, translated as MKAIILDKTEILKRYKPIDKHTHKGIQGHALLIGGSYGKIGSICLASKAALKTGCGLVIAFVPKCGYEIVQISIPEVMVLTDVSEKFISNISFDFNPQAIGIGPGIGQEVVTQNAFHEFLRMNKSPLVIDADALNILSLNKSWFSLIKPKTILTPHPKELERLIGKWSSEKEKFDKTIAFSIQYNLVIVMKGAPTYIIDGQTVYENSTGNAALATAGSGDVLTGMITSLLAQSCEPINAAILGVYLHGLTADIALPETGYQSFIASSIISNIGKAYLTLENNDKYQELL; from the coding sequence ATGAAAGCTATAATTTTAGATAAAACAGAAATTCTAAAGCGTTACAAACCTATTGATAAACACACGCATAAAGGCATTCAAGGACATGCATTACTAATTGGTGGAAGTTATGGTAAAATAGGTTCTATTTGCTTAGCTTCTAAAGCGGCTCTAAAAACGGGTTGCGGATTAGTTATTGCATTTGTTCCAAAATGCGGTTATGAAATTGTGCAAATTTCCATTCCTGAAGTTATGGTTCTGACAGACGTGAGCGAGAAATTTATTTCGAATATCAGTTTTGATTTTAATCCACAAGCGATTGGAATTGGACCAGGAATAGGGCAGGAGGTAGTAACTCAAAATGCTTTTCATGAATTTTTGAGAATGAACAAATCTCCTTTAGTTATTGACGCGGATGCTTTAAATATTTTATCACTCAATAAATCTTGGTTTTCTCTAATTAAACCCAAAACTATTCTTACGCCTCATCCAAAAGAGTTAGAAAGATTGATAGGGAAATGGAGTTCTGAAAAGGAAAAATTTGATAAAACTATTGCATTTTCTATACAATACAATTTGGTTATTGTCATGAAAGGAGCACCCACCTATATCATAGATGGACAAACAGTTTACGAAAATAGCACAGGAAATGCAGCTTTGGCTACAGCCGGAAGCGGTGATGTTTTGACTGGAATGATTACGAGTTTATTGGCGCAATCCTGCGAACCTATAAATGCTGCTATTTTAGGAGTTTATCTTCATGGGTTAACGGCTGACATTGCCTTACCAGAAACAGGATATCAGTCTTTTATAGCTTCTAGTATTATTTCGAATATAGGAAAAGCGTATCTCACTTTAGAAAATAATGACAAATACCAAGAACTGCTATAA
- a CDS encoding alpha/beta hydrolase family protein, which produces MRTITILLLTLFLSITATAQDITGKWNGVLKVQGTQLRLVFNVTKSGEVLNSTMDSPDQGANGIPVTKTTFENSKIKFEVANARIEYDGELKGNEIIGTFKQGGQEFPMNLSRKAIEKEFVKRPQEPVKPFSYYSEDVTFQNLKANITLAGTLTLPKKEGVFPVVILISGSGPQNRDEELLGHKPFLVISDYLTKNGIAVLRYDDRGVGESKGDFKTATSADFGTDVESAITYLKTRKEINKKEIGLVGHSEGGLIAPLVASKSKDVSFIVLLAGTGIQGDKLLLLQQELIAKANGASETDIKKSIQTNAKLFEMVVQSHDNQKLKTDLKSKLNEIIENDSTTKIPNGMTKDQYISLQVDQIASPWMQYFMKYNPEPTLKKVKCPVLAVNGEKDLQVPPKENLTAIKNALEKGGNKNVTTIEFANMNHLFQQCATGSPNEYATIEQTFSPTALKEITNWIKEQIK; this is translated from the coding sequence ATGAGAACAATTACTATTTTACTACTTACCCTTTTTCTTTCTATCACCGCCACTGCCCAAGACATTACAGGAAAATGGAATGGTGTTTTGAAAGTTCAGGGAACACAACTCCGACTAGTTTTTAATGTAACAAAATCTGGAGAAGTACTTAATTCAACTATGGATAGCCCAGATCAAGGCGCAAACGGCATTCCAGTCACTAAAACAACATTTGAAAATTCAAAAATTAAATTTGAAGTTGCAAATGCGCGAATTGAATACGATGGCGAATTAAAAGGCAATGAAATTATTGGAACTTTCAAACAAGGTGGTCAAGAATTCCCAATGAATTTATCCAGAAAAGCAATTGAAAAAGAATTCGTAAAAAGACCTCAAGAACCAGTAAAACCTTTTTCATATTATTCAGAAGATGTAACTTTTCAAAATCTAAAAGCAAATATAACATTAGCAGGCACTTTAACACTTCCCAAGAAAGAAGGCGTTTTCCCAGTTGTAATTTTGATTTCGGGAAGCGGTCCGCAAAACAGAGACGAAGAATTATTAGGACATAAACCATTCTTAGTAATTTCTGATTATTTAACAAAAAACGGAATTGCCGTATTACGATATGATGACAGAGGTGTTGGAGAATCAAAAGGAGACTTTAAAACAGCAACTTCTGCCGACTTTGGCACTGATGTAGAAAGTGCTATTACTTACCTAAAAACAAGAAAAGAAATCAATAAAAAGGAAATAGGTTTAGTAGGACATAGTGAAGGAGGCTTGATTGCTCCATTGGTGGCTTCAAAATCAAAAGACGTAAGTTTTATCGTATTGCTAGCTGGTACAGGAATTCAAGGGGATAAATTATTATTACTGCAACAAGAATTAATAGCAAAAGCAAATGGTGCTTCTGAGACTGATATAAAAAAATCAATTCAAACAAATGCAAAACTTTTTGAAATGGTTGTTCAATCCCATGACAATCAAAAATTAAAAACAGATTTAAAAAGTAAACTAAACGAAATAATTGAGAATGATAGCACCACTAAAATTCCAAATGGAATGACAAAAGATCAATATATTTCCTTACAAGTAGATCAAATTGCAAGTCCTTGGATGCAATATTTCATGAAATACAATCCAGAACCTACTTTAAAGAAAGTAAAATGTCCCGTTTTAGCAGTAAATGGTGAAAAAGATTTACAAGTTCCACCAAAAGAGAATTTAACCGCAATAAAAAATGCTTTAGAAAAAGGAGGAAATAAAAATGTAACTACTATTGAGTTTGCAAATATGAACCATTTATTCCAACAATGCGCAACGGGTTCGCCTAATGAATACGCAACAATTGAACAAACATTTTCACCTACAGCTTTAAAAGAAATCACAAATTGGATAAAAGAACAAATTAAATAA
- a CDS encoding AAA family ATPase produces the protein MELHNLLINDKEIVSLDDVFLNQYNQKSIQQLIKENKYVAELTKYGLPVNNKILLQGNSGCGKTTTAKAIANAIGKSILILNLSNVVCSRIGETSQNLKQVFDKAARDNSVLFLDEFDQIGKARGNDEKDVGEMRRLVNTIIQLIDYFPKNALLICATNHPEIIDIALMRRFQLRINFEMPSKEILDTYYDKLLASFPLEMQLIERKYNISFAEAKDYTFTIVKAALIEKLEKEELLD, from the coding sequence ATGGAATTACACAACCTGCTCATCAATGATAAAGAAATTGTTTCTTTAGATGATGTTTTCCTGAACCAATACAACCAAAAAAGCATTCAGCAACTCATCAAAGAAAACAAATATGTTGCTGAACTTACTAAATATGGTTTACCCGTAAACAATAAAATACTCCTGCAAGGAAACTCAGGTTGCGGAAAGACAACTACCGCTAAAGCTATTGCTAACGCAATTGGAAAATCTATACTGATACTGAATTTAAGTAATGTTGTTTGCTCTCGAATTGGGGAAACCTCACAAAATCTTAAACAAGTATTCGATAAAGCTGCAAGAGACAACTCAGTCCTTTTTTTAGATGAGTTTGACCAAATTGGAAAAGCAAGAGGAAATGACGAAAAAGATGTGGGTGAAATGCGACGTTTAGTAAATACTATTATTCAGTTAATAGATTATTTTCCAAAAAATGCATTACTAATCTGCGCTACTAATCATCCCGAGATTATTGATATTGCTTTGATGCGAAGATTTCAGCTGCGTATCAATTTTGAAATGCCTTCTAAAGAAATTTTAGACACTTACTATGATAAATTATTAGCTTCCTTTCCTTTAGAAATGCAACTTATTGAACGTAAATATAACATTTCATTTGCCGAAGCTAAAGATTATACATTCACGATAGTTAAAGCTGCATTGATTGAAAAATTAGAAAAAGAAGAACTACTGGATTAA
- a CDS encoding TQO small subunit DoxD, which produces MQNKELLQSYHMAGLFTLTLRLVVGWTYFSAFWRRLILENKLDPETAGYIGEKFNHFLPNALGIKPIIEYLVSTPDALWWAMAVFTIVEAIVGLLIMLGLFTRLMSIGVFSLAMGILLGSGWLGTTCLDEWQIGVLGVASGFTIFLSGSGKYSLDYFLQTRNYKITQYQFFNWLGSGVLPIKFNTLHKIVFGGALAILALTLYTNQYFHGGVWGTLHNKSVKPKIEITNSTLQQDVLSFQLFRVEGADVYGSFLIGIKIVDSNDNTILELDQNSLANFPKENIKNRYVAKIKSGKHSMIIPLGAKANLEIKDEKLAHLSNGKYKVILTDISGVTWNDTFEIQ; this is translated from the coding sequence ATGCAAAATAAAGAATTATTGCAGTCCTATCATATGGCAGGACTTTTTACGTTGACCTTACGTTTAGTTGTTGGATGGACTTATTTCTCGGCGTTTTGGCGTCGATTAATTTTAGAGAACAAATTAGATCCCGAAACTGCAGGTTATATTGGTGAAAAATTCAATCACTTTTTACCAAATGCACTAGGAATCAAGCCTATTATAGAATATTTAGTTAGCACACCCGATGCGTTATGGTGGGCAATGGCAGTTTTTACAATCGTTGAAGCCATTGTAGGTTTGCTTATCATGCTAGGTTTATTCACCCGCTTAATGAGTATTGGCGTATTCAGTTTAGCCATGGGAATTTTACTAGGTTCCGGTTGGTTAGGAACCACTTGTTTAGACGAATGGCAGATTGGAGTACTTGGAGTAGCCTCAGGATTTACGATCTTCCTATCAGGAAGCGGAAAATATTCATTAGATTATTTCCTTCAGACTAGAAATTATAAAATTACGCAATACCAATTTTTCAATTGGTTAGGTTCAGGGGTTTTACCAATTAAATTTAATACGCTGCATAAAATTGTTTTTGGTGGTGCACTAGCTATTTTAGCACTTACTTTATATACCAACCAATATTTTCACGGTGGAGTTTGGGGAACACTACACAACAAATCAGTAAAACCTAAAATCGAAATCACTAATTCGACTTTACAGCAAGATGTGCTTTCGTTTCAACTTTTTAGAGTCGAAGGTGCTGATGTGTATGGTTCGTTCTTAATTGGAATCAAAATTGTCGATAGTAATGATAATACGATTTTAGAACTAGATCAAAATTCATTAGCAAATTTCCCAAAAGAAAACATCAAAAATCGATATGTTGCTAAAATAAAAAGTGGAAAACACAGCATGATTATTCCGCTGGGTGCCAAAGCAAATCTAGAAATCAAAGATGAAAAGCTAGCTCATTTATCTAATGGAAAGTACAAAGTTATCCTAACCGATATTAGTGGTGTAACTTGGAATGATACTTTTGAAATTCAATAA
- the gcvT gene encoding glycine cleavage system aminomethyltransferase GcvT: protein MKNTALTHIHEILGAKMLPFAGYNMPITYEGVNAEHETVRNAVGVFDVSHMGEFLLTGPNALALIQKVCSNDASTLTIGKAQYSCLPNEDGGIVDDLIIYKMKEEEYLLVVNASNIDKDWEWISARNDVGAAMKNLSDEYSLFAIQGPKAVEAMQPLSSLDLAAIPYYHFEVGDFAGFDNVIISATGYTGSGGFEIYCKNDQAEAIWNKVFEAGAAYGIKPIGLAARDTLRLEMGFCLYGNDISDTTSPLEAGLGWITKFNKEFTNSENLKKQKEEGVTRKIVAFEMQERAVPRHDYEIVDGTGAVIGIVTSGTMSPSMNKGIGLGYVTVANSAIDSDIFIRIRKNDVPAKVVKLPFYKK, encoded by the coding sequence ATGAAAAATACTGCGCTTACGCACATACACGAAATTTTAGGAGCTAAAATGCTACCGTTTGCTGGATACAATATGCCAATTACTTATGAAGGAGTGAATGCTGAACACGAAACAGTAAGAAATGCTGTGGGTGTTTTTGATGTTTCGCACATGGGTGAATTCTTGCTTACAGGACCAAATGCTTTGGCTTTGATTCAAAAAGTTTGTTCGAATGATGCATCTACTTTGACAATTGGTAAAGCGCAATATTCTTGTTTGCCAAATGAAGACGGTGGAATTGTAGATGATTTAATTATCTATAAAATGAAAGAAGAAGAGTATTTATTAGTAGTAAATGCTTCTAATATCGATAAAGACTGGGAATGGATTTCGGCTCGAAATGATGTAGGTGCTGCTATGAAAAACCTTTCTGATGAATATTCTTTGTTTGCCATTCAAGGGCCAAAAGCAGTTGAAGCCATGCAACCTTTATCATCATTAGATTTAGCTGCTATTCCTTATTACCATTTTGAAGTAGGCGATTTTGCTGGTTTTGATAATGTAATTATTTCAGCTACTGGATATACTGGTTCAGGAGGTTTTGAAATTTACTGTAAAAATGACCAAGCAGAAGCAATTTGGAACAAAGTTTTTGAAGCTGGAGCTGCCTACGGAATCAAACCAATAGGTTTAGCGGCACGTGACACTTTACGTCTTGAAATGGGTTTCTGTTTGTATGGAAATGACATTAGCGATACTACTTCGCCATTAGAAGCGGGATTGGGTTGGATTACAAAATTTAACAAGGAGTTTACCAATTCTGAAAACTTGAAAAAACAAAAAGAAGAAGGTGTTACTAGAAAAATTGTTGCTTTTGAAATGCAAGAACGTGCAGTGCCTAGACACGATTACGAGATTGTTGATGGAACTGGAGCTGTAATTGGAATTGTAACTTCAGGAACTATGTCTCCGTCGATGAATAAAGGAATTGGATTGGGTTACGTTACTGTAGCAAACAGTGCTATTGATAGCGATATCTTTATTAGAATTCGTAAAAATGACGTTCCTGCTAAAGTGGTAAAATTGCCTTTTTACAAGAAATAA